The following are from one region of the Chitinivibrionales bacterium genome:
- a CDS encoding FHA domain-containing protein, which translates to MAETLATPSYVYPKTTGRITLGRDPSCNVPLKGIGSSRVHAVITIAGGHVTIEDCGSTFGTRVDGKPVAKAALADGSMIAAGVCKFKVQIDAQNIALVPVKDLERARDTPHQKETSAAVTIGRDPANAICLSHPLVSRFHATFTADGRGRFVIEDHGSTNGTFVNGGPVHTGHLDEGDIVQIGPYRFFLDNGTLQQAQDFNRITMEAFNLSVSRRNHTLISNISLSIEPGEFVAILGPSGAGKSTLAYALTGQIPLSGGSIFYNGLPMKKFCSAFNSAIGFVSQENLLRPELTVLETFTEQSTLRLPRDSVPAEHRERIREVMDMLDLSGLKNRRIADLSGGEAKRVHFGIELLSSPTVIFLDEPLAGLDPGLTHKFMELFRAICNKGHTILLTTHTLEQIELCNRLFFVSKGKLVFSGSPNEMRERFGTLALSNVYEKARSLQLDTMAAPTAGTRSDITYKMSGAGYAAARLYKPKTVSFVRQIFLLVSRYQKVLLRDTRTLGLMFMQAPLIAVLLALVFKHDSNFLPLSFYFCISISVIWIGGMNSVREIAREWPLIEREFRIGLSKAAYGISKMIVFCVMGAAQAMVFGACLHFLFANFSFNLSTGTLLCTACAAGSLLGLSISVFSRNVNMAISFLPIIFIPQIFFSGILMPFDEMPGAGTALSHLTVARPVFSLFKKMSFFDQSLWRLDDWLGLFLLCAGLIILLFTGIRFHRIVRGSGF; encoded by the coding sequence ATGGCCGAAACACTTGCAACCCCTTCGTATGTCTACCCGAAAACCACGGGCAGAATCACCCTCGGCAGGGACCCATCCTGCAACGTGCCGTTAAAAGGCATCGGGTCATCGCGGGTCCATGCGGTAATCACCATTGCCGGCGGCCACGTGACCATCGAGGACTGCGGCAGCACCTTCGGAACTCGCGTTGACGGAAAGCCCGTTGCGAAGGCGGCGCTTGCCGACGGTTCCATGATTGCCGCAGGCGTTTGCAAATTCAAGGTACAGATCGACGCCCAAAACATTGCGCTGGTGCCGGTAAAGGACCTTGAACGGGCCCGGGACACACCGCATCAGAAGGAAACATCGGCTGCAGTCACCATCGGCCGCGATCCCGCCAACGCGATATGCCTTTCTCATCCGCTCGTGTCGCGCTTTCACGCCACCTTCACTGCCGACGGCCGAGGGCGTTTTGTCATTGAAGACCACGGCAGCACCAACGGCACCTTTGTCAACGGCGGCCCGGTGCACACCGGCCATCTTGACGAAGGCGATATTGTCCAGATCGGCCCGTACCGGTTCTTCCTTGACAACGGGACACTGCAGCAGGCGCAGGATTTCAACCGTATCACCATGGAGGCATTCAACCTTTCGGTCTCGCGGCGTAACCACACGCTCATCAGCAACATCTCGCTGTCCATTGAACCGGGCGAATTCGTTGCCATCCTCGGGCCGTCCGGCGCGGGAAAATCAACGCTGGCGTATGCGCTCACGGGCCAGATCCCGCTTTCCGGCGGAAGCATTTTCTATAACGGCCTGCCCATGAAGAAATTTTGCTCTGCGTTTAATTCGGCGATCGGGTTCGTGTCGCAGGAAAACCTGCTCAGGCCGGAACTCACGGTGCTTGAGACATTTACGGAACAGAGCACGCTCCGGCTTCCGCGCGACAGCGTGCCCGCCGAGCACCGGGAGCGCATCCGCGAGGTGATGGACATGCTCGATCTGTCCGGCCTTAAAAACCGCAGGATAGCCGACCTGTCGGGCGGGGAGGCGAAGCGCGTGCATTTCGGCATCGAGCTGCTTTCTTCGCCCACGGTGATTTTTCTTGACGAGCCGCTTGCGGGCCTCGATCCCGGCCTTACGCACAAATTCATGGAATTGTTCCGCGCCATCTGCAACAAGGGACACACCATTCTTCTCACCACGCACACGCTCGAGCAGATAGAACTTTGCAACAGGCTGTTTTTCGTGTCGAAAGGAAAGCTTGTTTTTTCGGGATCGCCCAATGAAATGCGTGAAAGATTCGGAACGCTTGCCCTTTCAAACGTATACGAAAAGGCAAGAAGCCTGCAGCTTGATACCATGGCGGCCCCGACTGCGGGAACGAGAAGCGATATAACATACAAAATGTCGGGCGCCGGCTACGCGGCCGCCCGGTTGTACAAACCGAAAACAGTTTCATTCGTAAGGCAGATATTCCTTCTTGTGTCGCGCTACCAAAAGGTCTTGTTGAGGGACACGAGAACGCTCGGACTGATGTTTATGCAGGCACCGCTCATCGCCGTCCTGCTTGCCTTGGTGTTCAAGCACGACAGCAATTTTTTGCCGCTGTCGTTTTATTTTTGCATTTCCATTTCCGTCATCTGGATCGGCGGCATGAATTCGGTGCGGGAAATTGCCCGCGAGTGGCCGCTTATCGAGAGGGAATTCAGGATAGGGTTGTCAAAAGCGGCCTATGGCATTTCCAAAATGATCGTATTCTGCGTCATGGGCGCCGCGCAGGCAATGGTTTTCGGGGCATGCCTGCATTTCCTATTTGCCAACTTCAGTTTCAACCTGAGCACCGGCACCCTGCTGTGCACGGCGTGTGCCGCGGGATCGCTGCTCGGGCTGAGCATCAGCGTTTTTTCGCGCAACGTCAACATGGCGATCAGTTTTCTCCCGATCATATTCATACCCCAGATTTTCTTCTCCGGCATCCTTATGCCGTTCGACGAAATGCCCGGTGCCGGCACCGCGCTTTCGCACCTCACCGTGGCGAGACCGGTGTTTTCCCTGTTCAAAAAAATGAGCTTCTTCGACCAGTCACTATGGCGACTCGACGACTGGCTGGGCCTGTTCCTTCTCTGCGCCGGATTAATTATTTTACTTTTCACGGGGATACGTTTCCACAGGATCGTGCGCGGAAGCGGCTTTTAA
- the gmk gene encoding guanylate kinase, translating to MMTSFGKSNISKKSGKIFVFSAASGAGKTTLINYLRETIPNLVYSISATTRAPRNGEKNGVHYFFLSEAEFKQGISKGEFAEWAVVHGHYYGTPRKFIDETVLSGKNIVMDIDVVGKKKFDVLYPHAVGIFIIPPSMKVLRQRLVDRKTDSEKTITVRIENAIKEIEFAKKEGKYEYIVINDDIEKTKSEITEIVKKEISSL from the coding sequence ATGATGACTAGCTTTGGAAAGTCCAACATTTCCAAAAAAAGTGGAAAAATCTTCGTCTTTTCCGCAGCATCTGGCGCGGGGAAGACCACTCTTATCAATTATCTTAGAGAAACAATTCCCAACTTGGTGTATTCAATTTCCGCGACGACACGGGCCCCGCGAAATGGCGAGAAAAACGGGGTCCATTATTTTTTCCTCAGCGAGGCCGAATTCAAACAGGGGATTTCAAAAGGAGAATTTGCCGAATGGGCCGTTGTGCACGGCCACTATTACGGCACCCCGAGAAAATTTATCGATGAGACCGTTTTGTCCGGGAAGAATATCGTCATGGATATTGATGTGGTCGGAAAAAAGAAGTTTGACGTTCTTTATCCCCATGCCGTCGGCATTTTCATTATTCCGCCCTCCATGAAGGTCCTGCGGCAACGGCTCGTGGACCGTAAAACCGATTCCGAGAAAACGATAACCGTCAGGATCGAAAACGCCATCAAAGAAATTGAATTCGCGAAAAAAGAAGGGAAATACGAATATATCGTCATCAACGACGACATCGAAAAAACGAAATCCGAAATCACGGAAATTGTCAAAAAAGAAATATCCTCCCTGTAA
- a CDS encoding TonB-dependent receptor: MVVTGTRTRRSIKDNPANVTVITREQIESSPAKNVGDLLPYEPGIIVKRPVGIGEGVPTDICMRGVPGATAASRTLILIDGIPTNAAGTPFLIMNEVPMDAIDRVEIVRGPYSNLYGANAFGGVVNIITKNPGQGIHGGVDGAGYLNYYDLGGNLNGGIGRFSFLADAATRGIVNYYLSDSIFHHYGNLSRMSNADNYGYYEKRFFGKFNYAFSGNATLTLNARYFDSNLGFGESEYGHPPAPITTQGQKYLIGPSLKINLTPAIDLKVGGYFRHLTGKFYDWGVDTIRGIVTVKDTSTGLFDTLKHDTVGTVWTSSSNDWQVEAQSSFKFGNDNTLTAGFDLLDNSIDFGPRVSTKTGELLLNAFGANKAMLNGGLYVQDEQKLWKQLIAIAGLRVDYNSIFGFVPCPRVGFVYTPINLLRLRISAGRAFRAPSLGELYMPDMPVSSSATIVSNPDLKPEYIWSVDGGPEMDIGKLLTLRISPFYNSMDQLITQKIINEYYQDILMNETKLSHRNIQKAWSAGLENALEVHLANWGTLFFNYTYTKSEDEELKSRLEYIPDHNFNTGIYFKKAFGPVTLSGSILENYVGTRYYVAWQVDSTTIKYLPPTPSDFIPPVDSLASYFRTDAALKISYNDFVWIGIDGMNIFGATIEETVGTFSPKRFISVRAGIKF, from the coding sequence ATGGTGGTCACCGGCACCCGCACTCGAAGGTCGATAAAGGACAACCCCGCAAATGTCACGGTGATCACGCGGGAACAGATAGAATCTTCCCCTGCCAAAAACGTTGGGGATTTGCTGCCGTACGAGCCGGGCATCATTGTGAAGCGGCCGGTGGGCATCGGTGAAGGAGTGCCCACCGACATCTGCATGCGGGGAGTTCCGGGCGCTACCGCGGCATCCAGAACACTCATCCTCATCGATGGCATACCGACAAACGCTGCTGGAACACCGTTTCTGATAATGAACGAAGTCCCCATGGACGCCATTGACCGGGTGGAAATCGTGCGCGGGCCTTATTCAAATCTGTACGGTGCAAACGCGTTCGGCGGCGTGGTCAACATCATCACAAAAAATCCCGGTCAGGGCATTCACGGCGGAGTAGACGGCGCCGGGTATTTAAATTATTATGACCTCGGCGGCAACCTTAACGGCGGCATTGGCCGGTTTTCTTTCCTGGCCGATGCCGCGACACGCGGCATCGTTAATTACTATCTCAGCGATTCAATATTTCATCATTACGGCAATTTAAGCAGAATGAGCAATGCCGACAATTACGGATACTACGAAAAAAGATTCTTCGGCAAATTCAATTATGCTTTCTCCGGCAATGCAACGCTGACCTTGAATGCCCGGTACTTTGACAGTAATCTTGGATTCGGCGAATCCGAATACGGACATCCGCCCGCGCCCATCACCACGCAAGGGCAGAAATATTTGATCGGACCCAGCCTCAAAATCAACCTTACCCCTGCGATAGACCTCAAAGTCGGCGGCTATTTCCGGCACCTGACGGGAAAATTCTACGACTGGGGAGTTGATACCATAAGAGGTATCGTTACAGTAAAAGATACCAGCACCGGCCTTTTTGACACTTTAAAACATGATACCGTCGGCACGGTCTGGACTTCATCATCAAATGATTGGCAGGTCGAGGCGCAATCTTCGTTCAAGTTCGGCAATGATAACACCCTTACCGCCGGTTTTGACCTGCTCGACAACTCCATTGATTTCGGACCGAGGGTATCCACAAAAACAGGCGAACTGCTGCTCAATGCATTCGGCGCAAATAAAGCGATGCTTAATGGCGGGTTATATGTGCAGGATGAACAGAAACTTTGGAAACAGCTCATCGCAATCGCGGGATTAAGGGTTGATTATAATTCCATTTTCGGATTTGTTCCTTGTCCCCGGGTAGGATTTGTTTACACGCCGATTAACCTGCTGCGCCTCAGAATCTCGGCAGGAAGGGCATTTCGCGCACCGTCTCTCGGCGAACTGTACATGCCCGACATGCCGGTAAGTTCAAGCGCCACCATTGTTTCGAACCCGGACCTTAAGCCCGAATATATCTGGTCCGTTGACGGCGGACCGGAAATGGACATCGGCAAATTGCTGACCCTGCGGATTTCACCATTTTACAATTCGATGGACCAATTGATCACCCAGAAAATCATCAACGAATATTATCAAGATATCTTGATGAATGAGACGAAACTCAGTCATAGAAACATACAAAAGGCCTGGTCCGCCGGTCTTGAAAATGCCCTTGAAGTGCATCTGGCGAATTGGGGCACATTATTCTTCAATTACACGTACACTAAGTCGGAAGATGAGGAATTGAAAAGCAGGCTGGAATACATTCCCGACCATAATTTCAACACGGGCATATATTTCAAAAAAGCTTTCGGGCCTGTCACCCTGAGCGGCTCAATTTTGGAAAACTATGTTGGTACACGATATTATGTCGCTTGGCAGGTGGACTCGACTACCATTAAATACCTTCCGCCGACTCCTTCGGATTTCATTCCGCCCGTTGATTCACTTGCCTCCTATTTTCGCACCGATGCGGCATTGAAAATATCTTACAATGACTTTGTCTGGATCGGAATTGACGGCATGAACATTTTCGGCGCGACCATAGAAGAAACAGTCGGCACCTTTTCACCGAAAAGGTTCATTTCCGTGCGCGCGGGAATCAAATTTTAG
- a CDS encoding radical SAM protein, translated as MAFSLLHPENITAVVAIPPICDFYFTPHRFSSLGAKIVCNILLEKGIKVDFFNFPIMEEKTKVIDMPSELSYLKKNIIPNETGKLSYFTKYQRFGPSPEECATIIFSLKPSICFLSCFAYSYAKELIDLATDIKKLQPNILVVAGGAGVSAYPHFFIRNKHIDFVMTGEAEVSLATFINSLLSTDHDFELVPNLFWKKNTFIIENHVKSFAASKEIQPVIAKVFETPNRVYFSTSFSRGCPKGCRFCSNFLTHGKIFRTIPLDKVFQNIDTFLIDEKTQKKAIFFNFEDDNLLLAPEYFLNIMQVIRGKYPGIRFLAENGIDYNLLSHDLAERLIKAGMSGFNFTLVSLKYEILKYQNRGSSLSHFKSILNHVNDLGIPVLSYFICGLKGDSKQDVVKVLSYLRNLPTTVGISMFYGIPNLPDFSEMTLFDNLVPCISNGSSAYPWSDTLSTTELVTAFRISRYVNLLKSSSKTKLDFQLIGKIEKEKKLFTLMKEKKEIKIAEVPEYDKEMVSLFLKE; from the coding sequence ATGGCTTTTTCTCTTCTCCACCCTGAAAATATCACCGCGGTCGTGGCAATACCACCTATTTGTGATTTCTATTTTACCCCGCACAGATTTTCATCCCTTGGCGCTAAAATAGTCTGTAACATTCTTTTGGAAAAAGGAATCAAGGTGGATTTTTTTAATTTCCCAATCATGGAAGAAAAGACCAAAGTCATTGATATGCCTTCAGAACTGTCTTATTTAAAAAAAAATATCATACCAAATGAAACCGGAAAATTGTCATATTTCACAAAATATCAGCGATTTGGACCTTCCCCGGAAGAATGTGCAACCATTATTTTTTCTTTAAAACCATCCATTTGTTTTCTCAGTTGTTTTGCCTATTCCTACGCTAAAGAACTCATTGATTTGGCAACAGATATCAAGAAATTACAACCGAATATTCTCGTTGTTGCCGGAGGTGCCGGCGTCAGCGCATATCCCCATTTCTTTATCAGGAATAAACACATAGACTTTGTTATGACAGGAGAAGCAGAAGTAAGCTTAGCCACATTTATCAATTCGCTTCTCAGCACCGATCATGATTTTGAACTGGTCCCGAATTTGTTCTGGAAGAAAAACACCTTTATCATTGAAAATCATGTCAAGTCATTCGCAGCGTCAAAAGAAATACAGCCTGTTATTGCTAAAGTTTTTGAAACCCCGAACAGGGTCTATTTTTCTACCAGTTTTAGCAGGGGTTGTCCAAAAGGATGCAGGTTCTGCTCAAACTTTTTAACGCATGGCAAAATTTTTCGGACAATTCCTTTAGATAAGGTCTTCCAGAACATTGATACGTTTTTGATCGATGAAAAAACTCAAAAAAAGGCCATTTTCTTCAATTTTGAGGATGATAACCTTCTTTTGGCGCCTGAATATTTTTTAAATATAATGCAGGTAATTCGCGGAAAATACCCCGGAATCCGGTTCCTGGCTGAAAATGGCATTGATTATAACTTACTTTCTCATGACTTAGCCGAAAGATTGATCAAGGCTGGAATGTCGGGTTTCAACTTTACCCTGGTTTCACTGAAATATGAGATTTTAAAATACCAAAACAGAGGTTCATCCCTCTCACATTTTAAATCAATACTCAATCATGTAAATGACCTTGGAATTCCTGTCCTTTCTTATTTCATTTGCGGCTTGAAAGGTGATAGCAAACAAGATGTGGTGAAAGTACTCTCTTATTTAAGAAATCTTCCGACAACAGTTGGAATATCAATGTTTTATGGTATTCCAAATCTCCCGGATTTTAGCGAAATGACTTTATTCGATAATCTTGTCCCATGTATCAGCAATGGTTCTTCAGCATATCCGTGGAGCGATACTTTGTCAACTACTGAGCTCGTAACAGCTTTTAGAATAAGCAGATACGTAAATCTTCTCAAATCTTCAAGCAAAACGAAATTGGATTTTCAATTAATTGGAAAAATTGAAAAGGAGAAAAAATTATTTACTTTAATGAAAGAAAAAAAAGAAATAAAAATAGCTGAGGTGCCGGAATATGATAAAGAAATGGTGAGCCTGTTTTTAAAAGAGTAG
- a CDS encoding DMT family protein: MPVVLKTTALLILSNVFMTFAWYAHLRNLLDRKWYIAAIISWTIAFFEYMIQVPANRIGYSALNLGQLKILQEVITLSVFVPFAVLYMRQPVKLNFLWAGLCLLGAVYFIFKA, translated from the coding sequence ATGCCTGTAGTTCTTAAAACAACGGCCCTGTTGATTCTTTCAAACGTGTTTATGACGTTTGCATGGTACGCGCATCTCCGGAACCTGTTAGACAGGAAATGGTACATCGCGGCCATTATAAGCTGGACCATCGCTTTTTTTGAATATATGATACAGGTGCCTGCAAACAGGATCGGATATTCAGCGCTTAACTTGGGCCAGCTGAAGATTCTTCAAGAGGTGATAACGCTCTCGGTATTCGTGCCGTTTGCAGTTCTTTATATGCGTCAGCCTGTTAAGCTCAATTTCCTTTGGGCCGGTTTGTGTTTGTTGGGGGCGGTGTATTTCATTTTCAAGGCGTGA